Proteins co-encoded in one Rhodococcus sp. PAMC28707 genomic window:
- a CDS encoding mechanosensitive ion channel family protein: MTAGSAVHALSSGVPDDLQLWLSGRGLEIVLYILGGMLVARLISWTGSRITTRIDSNYQHSDALVRSEAAKHRHALAQVITWVAVTIVYILVTIEVLRRFGFAVTSLVAPATVLGAALGFGAQRVVQDILAGFFIITERQYGFGDVVQIAVLGSAEDAEGTVEDVTLRVTRVRSVDGEVITVPNGQIVKAINLSKDWARAVVDVPIPSTADLTHVNEILRRVGHAAFADARLRKLLLDEPTVMGVESIEVDLVHVRLVARTLPGKQFQVGRELRVRVAAALQPEGISVAPDISTAGVAPDSAQGDRGADR, from the coding sequence ATGACAGCTGGCAGTGCGGTGCACGCTCTCTCTTCAGGAGTCCCGGACGATCTTCAACTGTGGCTCAGCGGCCGCGGTTTGGAAATCGTGCTGTACATACTCGGCGGCATGCTGGTGGCCAGGTTGATCAGCTGGACCGGATCGAGAATCACCACGCGGATCGACTCGAACTACCAGCACAGTGACGCGCTGGTCCGGTCCGAGGCAGCCAAGCACCGGCACGCACTCGCTCAAGTGATCACCTGGGTTGCCGTCACCATCGTCTACATTCTCGTCACCATCGAAGTTCTCCGACGGTTCGGATTTGCCGTCACCTCGCTCGTCGCACCCGCAACCGTCCTGGGTGCAGCGCTCGGCTTCGGAGCGCAGCGCGTAGTGCAGGACATTCTCGCCGGGTTCTTCATCATCACCGAACGGCAGTACGGGTTCGGTGACGTCGTACAGATCGCCGTCCTCGGCTCGGCGGAAGATGCTGAAGGGACCGTCGAGGACGTCACGTTGCGTGTCACGCGGGTTCGTAGCGTGGACGGTGAAGTGATAACCGTCCCGAACGGGCAGATCGTCAAAGCGATCAACCTGTCGAAAGACTGGGCACGTGCGGTGGTCGACGTCCCGATTCCGTCCACTGCCGACCTCACCCACGTCAACGAAATCCTGCGACGCGTCGGGCACGCTGCATTTGCCGATGCCAGACTGAGAAAGCTATTGCTCGACGAGCCCACAGTGATGGGTGTGGAGAGCATCGAGGTCGATCTGGTGCATGTGCGTCTGGTGGCGAGAACGTTGCCAGGCAAGCAATTTCAGGTTGGACGCGAATTACGTGTTCGGGTGGCAGCAGCGTTGCAGCCCGAGGGAATCAGTGTTGCCCCGGACATCTCGACGGCCGGAGTCGCACCCGATTCTGCCCAAGGCGATCGAGGGGCGGACAGGTGA